A genomic region of Streptomyces sp. R33 contains the following coding sequences:
- a CDS encoding SigE family RNA polymerase sigma factor: MRQGRRDGFREFAAGRSGHLYRSACLLTSGDTHLAEDLVQETLGRMYLLWGRISRIDNPAAYAQTVLVRVFLTHQRRRSAGERPVGEFPESGAPAAVGADPALRLTLLDALGRLAPKDRAVLVLRYWEDRSVEETADAMNASSAAVRTRTTRALGRLREQLGGSLAEFVGL, encoded by the coding sequence ATGCGGCAGGGGCGCAGGGACGGGTTCCGCGAGTTCGCGGCGGGCCGGTCGGGGCATTTGTACCGGTCGGCCTGCCTGCTGACCAGCGGGGACACGCACCTCGCAGAGGACTTGGTGCAGGAGACCCTGGGGCGGATGTACCTGCTCTGGGGGCGGATCTCCCGTATCGACAATCCGGCGGCGTACGCGCAGACCGTGCTCGTGCGGGTCTTCCTGACGCACCAGCGGCGCAGGTCGGCGGGGGAGCGGCCGGTCGGGGAGTTCCCCGAGTCGGGCGCACCCGCGGCCGTCGGCGCCGATCCGGCGCTGCGGCTGACGCTGCTGGACGCGCTGGGGCGGCTGGCGCCCAAGGACCGGGCGGTGCTCGTGCTGCGGTACTGGGAGGACCGCAGCGTGGAGGAGACCGCCGACGCGATGAACGCCAGCTCGGCGGCTGTGCGGACCCGCACCACGCGGGCGCTGGGCCGGCTGCGGGAGCAACTGGGCGGATCACTGGCTGAGTTCGTCGGCCTCTGA
- a CDS encoding alpha/beta hydrolase yields MDTSRLLRTTGTVIAAAGLLLSGCTSDGSGGPKAVASSAGGTAPAAASTAVPAALRPYYEQKLSWRDCGVPGFQCATMKAPLDYAHPESGQDVDIAVARRQATGPGKRLGSLVVNPGGPGGSGIGYLQAYAGIGYPAAVRARYDMVSFDPRGVDRSSPVQCLTGPEMDKFTQVDQTPDNAAERAELVAAFKQFAAGCQSRSQRVLPHVSTVEAARDMDVLRAVLGDEKLAYVGASYGTFLGATYAELFPGRVGRLVLDGAMDPSRPALEMNRDQTGGFETALRSFIKDCAKQSDCPLGKGGPEAMTEQLKEFFRKADAQPVPSGDPDRPLGESLATTGVIAALYDESAWPQLREALTAAMNGDGSGLLGLADSYYEREADGKYANLMFANAAVNCLDQPPAFAGPDAVDAAVPSFQKASPVFGAGLAWASLNCAYWPVKATGEARALTAKGAPPIVVVGTVRDPATPYKWAQALAQQLDSGVLLTYDGDGHTAYGRGSACIDTAINQYLLAGTPPKDGKKCT; encoded by the coding sequence ATGGACACCAGTCGCCTGCTGCGTACGACCGGAACCGTGATCGCAGCTGCGGGGCTGCTGCTCTCGGGGTGCACCTCGGACGGGTCGGGAGGGCCGAAGGCCGTCGCGTCCTCGGCCGGGGGCACTGCGCCGGCGGCCGCCTCGACCGCGGTCCCGGCCGCGCTGCGCCCGTACTACGAGCAGAAGCTGAGCTGGCGCGACTGCGGTGTCCCCGGGTTCCAGTGCGCCACGATGAAGGCCCCGCTGGACTACGCGCACCCCGAGTCCGGCCAGGACGTCGACATCGCCGTGGCCCGCCGCCAGGCCACCGGTCCCGGCAAGCGGCTGGGCTCCCTCGTGGTGAACCCGGGCGGCCCCGGCGGCTCCGGCATCGGCTACCTCCAGGCGTACGCGGGCATCGGCTACCCGGCAGCCGTCCGCGCCCGGTACGACATGGTGTCCTTCGACCCGCGCGGGGTGGACCGCAGCAGCCCGGTCCAGTGCCTGACCGGGCCGGAGATGGACAAGTTCACGCAGGTGGACCAGACGCCGGACAACGCGGCGGAGCGGGCCGAGCTGGTGGCCGCGTTCAAGCAGTTCGCGGCCGGCTGCCAGTCCCGCTCGCAGCGGGTCCTGCCGCACGTCTCCACGGTCGAGGCGGCCCGCGACATGGACGTGCTGCGTGCGGTGCTGGGCGACGAGAAGCTGGCGTACGTCGGCGCCTCGTACGGGACCTTCCTCGGGGCGACGTACGCGGAGCTGTTCCCCGGGCGGGTCGGCCGGCTCGTCCTGGACGGCGCGATGGATCCCTCCCGTCCGGCGCTCGAGATGAACCGGGACCAGACCGGGGGCTTCGAGACGGCCCTGCGCTCCTTCATCAAGGACTGCGCGAAGCAGTCCGACTGCCCGCTCGGGAAGGGCGGGCCGGAGGCGATGACGGAGCAGCTCAAGGAGTTCTTCCGCAAGGCCGACGCGCAGCCCGTGCCCAGCGGCGATCCGGACCGCCCGCTGGGCGAGTCCCTCGCCACGACGGGGGTGATCGCGGCGCTGTACGACGAGAGCGCGTGGCCGCAGCTGCGCGAGGCGCTGACGGCGGCGATGAACGGCGACGGGTCCGGCCTGCTGGGCCTGGCCGACAGCTATTACGAGCGGGAGGCGGACGGCAAGTACGCGAACCTGATGTTCGCGAACGCCGCCGTGAACTGCCTGGACCAGCCTCCCGCCTTCGCCGGCCCGGATGCGGTCGACGCGGCTGTGCCGTCCTTCCAGAAGGCCTCCCCGGTGTTCGGCGCGGGCCTCGCCTGGGCCTCGCTGAACTGCGCGTACTGGCCGGTCAAGGCCACCGGCGAGGCCCGCGCCCTGACGGCGAAGGGCGCCCCGCCGATCGTGGTGGTCGGCACGGTCCGGGACCCGGCGACCCCGTACAAGTGGGCCCAGGCGCTGGCGCAGCAGCTCGACTCGGGCGTCCTGCTCACGTACGACGGCGACGGCCACACGGCGTACGGCCGCGGCAGCGCCTGCATCGACACGGCGATCAACCAGTACCTGCTGGCGGGAACCCCGCCGAAGGACGGCAAGAAGTGCACCTGA
- a CDS encoding N-acetyltransferase, whose translation MDDVNVVVRVAGDGDVDVAGGLFRGYLDFYEVKVEDPDRPRAFLAERIRAGESLVLLADVPEAGTVGFAQVYRTFSSLALRPVWILSDLYVDPSGRRTGAGRALLRDVLRRAREAGVAGVQLETAYDNHVAQSLYEAEGFERDAFHVYFHGLG comes from the coding sequence ATGGATGATGTGAATGTGGTGGTGCGCGTTGCAGGTGACGGGGATGTCGACGTCGCGGGTGGGCTGTTCCGCGGGTACCTCGATTTCTACGAGGTGAAGGTCGAGGACCCGGACCGGCCCCGCGCCTTCCTCGCGGAGCGGATCCGGGCCGGCGAGTCCCTGGTGCTGCTCGCCGACGTCCCGGAGGCCGGCACGGTCGGGTTCGCGCAGGTCTACCGGACCTTCTCGTCGCTCGCCCTGCGGCCCGTCTGGATCCTGAGCGACCTGTACGTCGACCCGTCCGGCCGCCGCACCGGCGCAGGACGGGCGCTGCTGCGCGACGTACTGCGCCGGGCCCGGGAGGCCGGGGTGGCCGGGGTGCAGCTGGAGACCGCTTACGACAACCACGTCGCGCAGAGCCTGTACGAAGCGGAGGGTTTCGAACGCGACGCGTTCCACGTCTACTTCCACGGACTGGGGTGA
- a CDS encoding DNA polymerase III subunit delta', with amino-acid sequence MPVWDDLVGQERVQSQLAAAARDADALVTAVEAGAPPPATSKMTHAWLFTGPPGSGRATAARAFAAALQCTSPDRALGGEPGCGFCDGCHTTVVGTHADVEIVRTDLLSIGVKETRDLVRRAQLSPAVGRWQVIVLEDADRLTEGAGNVLLKAVEEPAPRTVWLLCAPSLEDVLPTIRSRCRHLTLRTPPVHAVADVLVRRDGIEPAVAAAVARATQGHIGRARRLAQDEAARARRAAVLKLPLRIDDVGGCLKAAQELVDAAAEDAKQVAEEVDTKETEDLRAALGAGAGTGGRMPRGTAGVMKELEDRQKRRRTRTQRDTLDLALTDLTGFYRDVLALQLGSSLAIANEEIRPDLDRIARASGPERTLRRIEAIIACRDALDRNVAPLLAVEAMTMSLRAG; translated from the coding sequence ATGCCCGTATGGGACGACCTGGTGGGACAGGAGCGGGTGCAGTCGCAGCTGGCCGCCGCCGCCCGTGACGCCGACGCCCTGGTCACCGCCGTCGAGGCCGGGGCGCCGCCGCCCGCCACGTCCAAGATGACGCACGCCTGGCTGTTCACCGGTCCGCCCGGCTCCGGGCGGGCCACCGCCGCCCGTGCCTTCGCGGCGGCCCTGCAGTGCACCAGCCCCGACCGCGCCCTCGGGGGCGAGCCGGGCTGCGGGTTCTGCGACGGCTGCCACACCACCGTGGTCGGTACGCACGCCGATGTGGAGATCGTCCGTACCGATCTGCTGTCCATCGGTGTGAAGGAGACCCGTGATCTGGTCCGCCGGGCGCAGCTCTCGCCGGCCGTGGGCCGCTGGCAGGTCATCGTCCTCGAGGATGCCGACCGGCTGACCGAGGGCGCGGGCAACGTGCTCCTCAAGGCCGTGGAGGAGCCCGCTCCGCGGACCGTGTGGCTGCTGTGCGCACCCTCCCTGGAGGACGTGCTGCCCACCATCCGCTCCCGTTGCCGCCATCTGACCCTCCGTACCCCGCCCGTCCACGCCGTCGCCGATGTGCTGGTCCGGCGCGACGGCATCGAGCCCGCCGTCGCCGCGGCCGTGGCGCGCGCGACCCAGGGCCACATCGGCCGGGCCCGCCGGCTCGCGCAGGACGAGGCCGCCCGGGCCCGCCGGGCCGCCGTGCTGAAGCTCCCGCTCCGCATCGACGACGTGGGCGGCTGCCTCAAGGCCGCCCAGGAGCTGGTCGACGCCGCCGCCGAGGACGCGAAGCAGGTCGCGGAGGAGGTCGACACCAAGGAGACCGAGGACCTGAGGGCCGCACTCGGCGCCGGGGCCGGCACCGGCGGCCGCATGCCGCGGGGCACGGCGGGCGTGATGAAGGAGCTCGAGGACCGGCAGAAGCGCCGCCGCACCCGTACCCAGCGCGACACGCTCGACCTGGCGCTGACCGACCTCACCGGCTTCTACCGGGACGTGCTGGCCCTCCAGCTCGGCTCTTCGCTGGCGATCGCGAACGAGGAGATACGGCCCGACCTGGACCGGATCGCCCGCGCGTCCGGACCGGAGCGCACCCTGCGCCGGATCGAGGCGATCATCGCCTGCCGCGATGCCCTGGACCGCAACGTGGCCCCGCTCCTCGCGGTCGAGGCGATGACGATGTCCCTCCGAGCCGGCTGA
- a CDS encoding serine hydrolase, which translates to MSTRLRKVAVGMAAAGLVVVPLGVGAGYALDGSVGSGASVSAPVTPSASASAPVAADGEFPQLTPAVARQLDDAVRKVMSEAKIPGVMVSLSAPGKGEYVRAFGVADKATGQPVSTNMYMRIGSVTKTFTVTALLQLVDQGKVGLDDPIGKYVSGVPNGDRITLRELAGMRSGLFNYSEDEGFFKALTSNPRRPFTPQELLAYSFKHPVLFEPNAKFYYCNTNLILLGLVVEKQSGQRLNDYINQKVVRPAGLRHTLFPVGPEFPSPHSQGYTDQTASGKVEDAADWNPSWGWAAGAMISDLGDLKTWARVLATGTLLKPATQAERLNVVEALPGAGYGLGIFNVQGWIGHNGSLPGYQALVVYLPQAKATLTLTLNTDISYEGSEPSTLFGEAITKIVTPDHVFSLPAQPVTGH; encoded by the coding sequence ATGTCGACACGGTTGCGCAAAGTGGCGGTGGGGATGGCCGCAGCGGGCCTGGTGGTGGTGCCTCTGGGGGTGGGGGCGGGGTACGCGCTGGACGGGTCGGTGGGCTCCGGTGCTTCGGTTTCGGCTCCGGTGACCCCCAGTGCCTCGGCTTCGGCCCCGGTTGCCGCCGACGGGGAGTTTCCACAGCTCACCCCCGCCGTGGCGCGGCAGTTGGACGACGCCGTCCGGAAGGTGATGAGCGAGGCGAAGATACCCGGGGTGATGGTGTCGCTCTCGGCCCCCGGCAAGGGCGAGTACGTGCGGGCCTTCGGTGTCGCCGACAAGGCCACCGGCCAGCCGGTCAGCACGAACATGTACATGCGCATAGGCAGCGTGACCAAGACCTTCACCGTGACCGCCCTGCTCCAGCTGGTCGACCAGGGCAAGGTCGGGCTGGACGACCCCATAGGCAAATACGTGAGCGGGGTGCCCAACGGGGACCGGATCACGCTGCGCGAGCTCGCCGGGATGCGGAGCGGGTTGTTCAACTACTCCGAGGACGAAGGTTTCTTCAAAGCCCTGACGAGCAATCCCCGACGGCCCTTCACCCCGCAGGAGTTGCTCGCGTACTCCTTCAAGCACCCGGTGCTGTTCGAGCCCAACGCGAAGTTCTACTACTGCAACACCAACCTGATCCTGCTGGGGCTGGTGGTGGAGAAGCAGAGCGGGCAGAGGCTCAACGACTACATCAACCAGAAGGTCGTCCGCCCCGCCGGTCTGCGGCACACGCTCTTCCCCGTAGGCCCGGAGTTCCCGAGTCCGCACTCCCAGGGGTACACGGACCAGACCGCGAGCGGGAAGGTCGAGGACGCGGCCGACTGGAACCCCTCCTGGGGCTGGGCTGCGGGCGCCATGATCTCCGATCTCGGTGACCTGAAGACCTGGGCCAGGGTCCTGGCCACGGGCACGCTGCTGAAGCCCGCCACCCAGGCCGAGCGCCTGAACGTCGTCGAGGCGCTGCCCGGCGCCGGTTACGGCCTGGGCATCTTCAACGTCCAGGGCTGGATCGGCCACAACGGCTCGTTGCCCGGCTACCAGGCGCTGGTCGTGTACCTGCCGCAGGCGAAGGCCACGCTGACGCTGACGCTGAACACGGACATCTCCTACGAGGGTTCCGAGCCCAGCACCCTCTTCGGCGAGGCGATCACCAAGATCGTCACCCCGGACCACGTCTTCAGCCTCCCCGCCCAGCCCGTTACCGGACACTGA